ATTCAACTCCACTATTCTGAGCACTTAACGTTGAACACTCTTTCAAAAAACTTCTATATCAGTCCTGTTTATTTAAGTCGCTTATTTAAAAATAAAGTGGGTATAAATTTTATAGATTATTTAACAAATTTACGAATTAAAAAAGCAAAACTTTTATTTAGTGATGAAAACCTAAAAATTTATCAAATTTCAGAAATGGTCGGATACAATAACCCTAGATATTTTGCCAAAGTATTTAAAGAAATGACTGGGTACACACCTCAAGAATATCGAAATATTCATTTTTGATATAAAAAAATTAAAGTTCATTTTTTAAGAAATCTCGAAATTAAAGAGTACTATGGAAAGTTCTCTACAAAAGAACTTCCCATAGGTATTTTAACTTATTCGCCATCTGTAATAGGTTCGTAATCCATGATCCCATTTATATGGCTCCTTACTTTGCTTTCAACTTTGTAAATAGGAAAATTATATTTTATTAAATCTTCTAGAATTATTTTAAAGAGAGGTAAGAAAAATAAACTTACTTAAATAAGGCTTATGAAGAAGCGTTTTTTTCTTTTTTATGATTTTCTTGTCTTTTTCGTAAGGTTATATACCCAATGATTACAATTACTAACGTTCCTAACGTGTCCACAATAATATCTTTCATCGTGTCTCCCAAGGCTGCTCTCCCAATGAGAACCTCTCCTTTTGCAGTAATAAACTTTTGCATATTCGTTCCCAGAAAACCATCTGCTAAAAATTCGTATATTTCCCAAACTACACCGGCTGTAATTGAAAAACAAAAAGCAAAGAATGATACAAAGAAAGGACTCAATTTTAAATTTAATTTTTCAGTGTCATTTAAATAATCAACCAGAGTAAATCCTAATGCACCTAACATCATTGCGCTAAATCCATGAAGAATAACGTCCCAATAAGGAATTCGATAATAAAAATCACGAACTTCTCCTAGATAAATCGCACAAAATAAAAAGATAAAATACATAATTTCAATCCCATTGGGAATATGTATTTGAAAGCGATTCTCTACTTCTTTTGGTAGAAAAATAACAATGGTACCAACTAAACATTGTAACACCATCAAGACATAATCACTTTTTACTCGTTCACCTTGAATCGTAGCCACTCCACTAGGCGCTAAAATAAACATGATTACAGAATAAATTAAAGAAATAACTAAAAGTGTCAGTACAATATAAAAAATGATCTTTTTCCGCTTTTCATACTTATCCATTTTACTTGTCATAATTTTTTACACTTCCTATCTTTTTCCGATAAAACATCTATACTACCTTATGCTCTCTTCTTTGTACAATCATTAAAAAAAGAAGAAACTAGAAATAGTCTCTCCTTTACAATTTATTTCTTTTTCGAGGTTTTTTTAGGTTTCTGTAAATGCTGATTTAACCAATTATAATAGTAGTCCTCTGCGGTTAGCAATAAGAAATCATCTTCCAGTTTATCAATTGCCATATAAATTTCTTCCACGCTTCCAGGACTATATTGTTCGTCATCTACTGTTTCTTCCCACTTTTGAATATCTAATTCTTTTTTACCGAATACTTTCCGGCAGTTTTTATTGGATTCTTGAAGGATTTTATAATAGCGTTTTGCACTTAATTCATCATCCAATTTAATGGAAAGAACAATCAATGGTAGCAACATTAACGCATTCGACTCTTCGTATCGGTTATACAACGAGAGTGCTTTTTCTTTTTCTTCCAATTCACAATACAAAGCCATCAAGTCATAACGACCACCTAAATTATCCATTTCATTTAGATATAAAATCTCTTCTAATTGTTCAACTGCTTTTCGTTTCATTCGTCTTTCTTCGTATGCATGGACTAATTCATACTTTGCTAAAATAAAAGGACGCGTTTCTAGAATAAGCCAATAGGATCCTATGGAATCTTTTCCCATCAATCCTTGTTTTTTTAGTGATTCTTCTGCATCCTGAAGAACCTTTTCTAAATTTTTCAAAAATAAAGGAGAGTTCTCTTCTAAAGCCATTAGACGTGCCTGTAAATTATCTGGTTCTTCTTTTAAGATTGCTTTAATAAGGCTTTGGTATTCATTTTCTGACTCCGCAAAAGGTAGCTTTTCAAATAAATGAGCGGTTTTATTTTCGCTAGGGAAACGTGCAGGAATGACATTTTTATTTTTTTCCACATTTTGACGAAAAAAGCTTCTACTGCTTCATCTACAGAAGAGTATTCTTCTTTATGTTCTGCCATAAATTTTTGTAACTGGCGGAAAACTTCCTCTTTATCTTTCATTATGTCTCTCCTTCTCAAAATATTAACCATATTTTACCATATTCATTAGCGAAGAGACTACCATAAAAAACAACATCTAGGTTTGATGTTGTTTTTTACTTTTTATAGGAGATGAAGTAGTTGTGTAGCGATACTAAAGTAAATCAATAATCCCATTGCATCATTAATGGTCGTAATAAACGGACCAGAAGCAATTGCGGGGTCAATTTTTAATTTATTAATGAGAATTGGAATAACAGAACCCACTACTGTTGATAAACTCAAGGTTATAAATAGTGAGAATCCGATAATTAACGCCAAAACTATATTCTGATAAAAAATTCCAACACCCAGGGCTAATACAAATCCAGCTGCAGATCCAATCATCATTCCTGCACCTAATTCTTTTAACACATTTTTCCAAAATTCTTCACGTGTTCGTTCTTCACCCATTGAAATATTTCGGACGGCTACCGCTAAGGATTGAGTCCCAACATTCCCAGCCGAGTCCATTATAACAGGAATAAAAGCTGCTAAAATAACAACTTGGTTAAGAGTATCTTCAAAAGAACTAATTAATGTGGCACTGATCATTCCTAAAAAGATTAGAATAATAATCCAAGGCATTCGGACTTTTGCAGTTTGCCAGGTACTTTCTTCTCCTCGTTCTACTTTTTCTTTGGCTCTACGAATAGCAGAAAAATCATTAAAGTCTTCGGTAACTTCTTCTGCTAAGATATCCATTACGTCATCTACTGTTACAATCCCAAACATCACGTCGTCTTCATTTAAAACGGGTACTGCTAGTAAATCATAATCTTGAATCATTCGAGCAACTGCCTCTTGGTCATCATCAATCCGCACAAAAGCTAATTGTGTTAGCATAACATCCTTAACTAACGTATCTTCTGGATGAATAATCATATCACGAAGCGATAAGATTCCAACTAATTTACTATCTGTATCTACTACATAAATATAATAAACCATTTCTGTTTCTTTCGCGAAAGTACGAACCAGTTCGGTTGTTTCTTTCAAAGTATTTTCAGAAAAGACACTAATAAACCCTTTATTCATAACCGAACCTGCTGTTTCTGGTTCATAAGCAAGCATTTCTTCAACTTTACTTCTTTCTACAGCATCTAAGAAATTTAAAAGAGTTTGCTTTTCTTCTTCATCTCGATAGGACAAAAAATCTACTACATTATCTATTTCCATATAAGGAAATAAATAGGCTATAAATTTAGCAGAAAAGGCTTCGTAGGCTTCCGTTTGATCAGCA
The Jeotgalibaca sp. MA1X17-3 genome window above contains:
- the mgtE gene encoding magnesium transporter, producing MKRIDDRKDIYYEGVYKAAKENNRKKFRKLFLKLHTNDQVELFHLLYPENRKKVENFLEPGEFADLFEWMDPADQTEAYEAFSAKFIAYLFPYMEIDNVVDFLSYRDEEEKQTLLNFLDAVERSKVEEMLAYEPETAGSVMNKGFISVFSENTLKETTELVRTFAKETEMVYYIYVVDTDSKLVGILSLRDMIIHPEDTLVKDVMLTQLAFVRIDDDQEAVARMIQDYDLLAVPVLNEDDVMFGIVTVDDVMDILAEEVTEDFNDFSAIRRAKEKVERGEESTWQTAKVRMPWIIILIFLGMISATLISSFEDTLNQVVILAAFIPVIMDSAGNVGTQSLAVAVRNISMGEERTREEFWKNVLKELGAGMMIGSAAGFVLALGVGIFYQNIVLALIIGFSLFITLSLSTVVGSVIPILINKLKIDPAIASGPFITTINDAMGLLIYFSIATQLLHLL